The following are encoded together in the Capsulimonas corticalis genome:
- a CDS encoding DUF5696 domain-containing protein: MHTIQDDSLRVHIYQENGEVLAEVSDLRSGAVWGPAPAFTLEVYSILLRRTETMPAPEARIAQGDDWIDVTLGVDNQFFSASATARFSLDQGELVVEIPSDRVQEGRPETSLLSGLHVLPNLLSTSPEAPGHLVLPYRVGALCFPERHSRHQENFLIYGEQHQWELMPMLPACGAVRERESSAMLLIADQGDCDTECRVATDGVGGGQVSFSMRYHYTRIDPVDPIDRRLRFAPLRGEDANYAGMGRRLNAHVFAKAGRGTLLERAEANPDIAYASKSLVLKIMHGCKDIGSITGSGRFHLATTCEQAMEQLSLLKHSGFERVMVQLTGWNLEGHDGCWPTRFPVEPAIGGEEGLRELIAHGQSLGFQMQVHDNYLDLYERSYWFDPELCTGDVYGGPLKRGCWAGGINYIGWPLAYPDTLLGDQMREVQKLGPAGIYYLDAMGLPLEISYNRAHGERRYRRACADGVARILRASREVFGSAGTENGYLYCAAECDYIGSPFLDLFGEPVSEMIDQMVPLWFMAMKGHIFTNLHDTYNAVVDKGDHSPITVAHRMLKMAELGLLPRNEGVAVRGDWGYPLEETIEAMRLEYDLMTGPLAETILASLVDHRVMAGDPEKNDHITYSRFSSGVETVCDYKNGSLEINGQKYPLPKDFAKRPEVARGARSPLAAEAWV, translated from the coding sequence TTGCACACGATTCAAGACGACTCATTACGCGTTCACATCTATCAAGAAAACGGGGAGGTGCTGGCCGAAGTTTCGGACCTGCGGAGCGGCGCCGTCTGGGGACCGGCGCCTGCGTTTACATTGGAGGTGTACTCCATTCTCCTGCGCCGCACCGAGACGATGCCCGCACCCGAGGCGCGGATCGCACAGGGCGACGATTGGATCGATGTGACGCTCGGGGTGGACAACCAATTTTTCAGCGCGTCGGCGACGGCGCGTTTTTCCCTGGATCAGGGCGAACTGGTGGTGGAGATTCCCAGCGATCGGGTTCAGGAAGGGCGTCCAGAGACCTCGCTGCTTTCCGGCCTGCACGTGCTGCCTAATCTGCTTAGCACCTCGCCCGAAGCGCCGGGACATCTGGTGCTGCCGTACCGGGTCGGCGCGCTTTGTTTCCCCGAGCGCCATAGCCGCCATCAGGAAAACTTTTTGATCTACGGCGAGCAGCACCAGTGGGAGCTGATGCCGATGCTGCCCGCGTGCGGCGCCGTGCGCGAACGTGAGAGCAGCGCCATGCTGCTGATCGCCGATCAGGGCGACTGCGACACGGAGTGCCGGGTCGCGACCGACGGCGTGGGCGGCGGGCAGGTCAGCTTCTCCATGCGTTATCACTACACACGGATCGACCCGGTCGATCCGATCGACCGCCGCCTGCGCTTTGCGCCGCTGCGCGGCGAGGACGCCAATTACGCCGGCATGGGACGCCGGCTGAACGCGCATGTCTTTGCGAAGGCGGGGCGAGGGACTCTTCTGGAGCGTGCGGAGGCGAACCCGGATATCGCCTATGCGTCGAAGTCGCTCGTTCTGAAGATCATGCACGGCTGCAAGGATATCGGCTCGATCACCGGCAGCGGGCGGTTCCATCTCGCCACCACGTGCGAGCAGGCGATGGAGCAGCTTTCTCTGCTGAAGCATAGCGGCTTCGAACGCGTGATGGTGCAGCTGACGGGCTGGAACCTGGAGGGGCACGACGGCTGCTGGCCGACCCGCTTCCCGGTCGAGCCGGCGATCGGCGGCGAGGAAGGGCTGCGCGAGTTGATCGCGCACGGCCAATCGCTCGGATTCCAGATGCAGGTACACGACAACTATCTCGACCTTTACGAGCGCTCCTACTGGTTCGATCCCGAACTGTGCACCGGCGACGTCTACGGCGGTCCGCTCAAGCGCGGCTGCTGGGCCGGCGGCATCAACTACATCGGCTGGCCGCTGGCGTACCCGGACACGCTGCTGGGCGACCAGATGCGGGAAGTGCAGAAGCTGGGACCGGCCGGCATTTACTACCTGGACGCCATGGGACTGCCGCTGGAGATTTCCTACAACCGCGCCCACGGCGAGCGACGCTACCGCCGCGCCTGCGCCGACGGCGTCGCGCGCATCCTGCGCGCCAGCCGCGAGGTCTTTGGCTCCGCCGGCACCGAGAACGGCTATCTCTACTGCGCCGCCGAGTGCGATTATATCGGCTCGCCGTTCCTGGATCTCTTTGGCGAACCGGTCAGCGAGATGATCGACCAGATGGTCCCGCTCTGGTTTATGGCGATGAAGGGCCATATCTTCACGAACCTGCACGACACATATAACGCTGTGGTCGATAAGGGTGACCACTCGCCAATCACGGTCGCGCATCGGATGCTCAAGATGGCCGAACTCGGTCTGCTGCCGCGCAACGAAGGCGTCGCCGTGCGCGGCGATTGGGGGTATCCGCTCGAAGAAACCATCGAAGCGATGCGCCTGGAGTACGACCTGATGACTGGCCCGCTCGCGGAGACGATCCTGGCGTCTTTGGTGGATCACCGTGTTATGGCCGGCGATCCGGAAAAGAACGACCACATCACGTATTCCCGCTTCTCCAGCGGCGTCGAGACCGTCTGCGACTACAAAAACGGGAGTTTGGAGATCAACGGCCAGAAATACCCGCTGCCCAAGGACTTCGCAAAACGCCCCGAAGTCGCGCGCGGCGCCCGCTCGCCCCTCGCCGCCGAGGCGTGGGTGTGA
- a CDS encoding sodium:solute symporter family protein: MNLSWIDWTIVFVAVIGIRAVSWSTRSLMRGVADFLSANRLAGRYLLTISGEVGGFGVISMVAGFQAFTSAGFPNYWWGLMSAPLGIIFVMTGWVYYRLRETRALTVAQFFEMRYSRRFRILAGTLCWLSGIINFGIFPAVAARFLIYFCGLPDTFPLLGLHIATYPVILAVDLGLALFFVNAGGQVSVMITECAQGIVASFAFFAIAVAVIVMIPWHTEVAALQLAPANASMLNPFHTSEIKDFNVWFYLIGIFISVYGFQSWLGTQGFMTSARTPHEQRMGQIIRVWRSAPQDLMRMALPLAAFTALNSAQYAPQMAAVHETISHISNKAVQNEMLVPVALAHILPVGIKGLLVMVAVFLSLTCHDTYMHSWGSIFVQDIVLPIRQKAFTPQEHITWLRWSIFGVALFSFFFSLLYVESDKIFFFQAITGTIWLGGAGAVMIGGLYSRFGTTAGAYCAMVSGAVLGIAGLVIPKMWEARHTDPFPINGQWLMLIASLISIALYVGVSVATGGAKRPFNLEKMLHRGAYSDDPQPVEAKTALRGRWLEMLGVGKEFTKSDTALAMLLTVWTLGWWLVFLVVCAMHFFFNAIPDSFWPAYWRVNLLILAAVSVPSLIWFTVGGVLDMRALLTALKTAVRNPLDDGRVIHETDDRLDPEPVREPVIQ; the protein is encoded by the coding sequence TTGAACTTAAGCTGGATCGATTGGACCATCGTCTTTGTCGCCGTGATCGGGATCCGCGCGGTCAGCTGGAGCACGCGTTCGCTGATGCGCGGGGTCGCCGACTTTCTTTCGGCGAACCGACTCGCCGGGCGGTATCTGCTCACGATCTCCGGCGAGGTGGGCGGCTTTGGCGTCATCTCCATGGTGGCGGGTTTTCAGGCGTTTACATCCGCCGGATTTCCCAACTACTGGTGGGGACTGATGTCGGCGCCGCTCGGGATCATCTTCGTGATGACGGGGTGGGTGTACTACCGATTGCGCGAGACGCGCGCGCTCACGGTGGCGCAGTTCTTTGAGATGCGCTACAGCCGGAGATTTCGGATCCTGGCGGGCACGCTCTGCTGGCTCTCGGGGATCATCAACTTTGGGATCTTTCCTGCCGTGGCCGCGCGGTTTTTGATCTACTTCTGCGGCTTGCCGGACACCTTCCCGCTGCTGGGGCTGCATATTGCGACCTATCCCGTGATCCTGGCGGTCGATCTGGGGCTGGCGCTGTTCTTTGTCAACGCCGGCGGCCAGGTCTCGGTCATGATCACCGAGTGCGCGCAGGGGATTGTCGCGAGCTTCGCGTTTTTCGCCATCGCGGTGGCCGTCATCGTCATGATCCCCTGGCATACGGAAGTGGCCGCGCTCCAGCTCGCGCCCGCCAACGCGTCCATGCTCAATCCGTTTCACACGAGCGAGATCAAGGACTTCAATGTCTGGTTCTATCTGATTGGAATCTTTATCTCGGTCTACGGCTTTCAAAGCTGGCTGGGAACGCAGGGCTTCATGACCTCGGCGCGCACGCCGCACGAGCAGCGCATGGGGCAGATCATCCGGGTGTGGCGCTCGGCGCCGCAGGACCTCATGCGCATGGCGTTGCCGCTCGCGGCGTTCACGGCGCTGAACTCGGCGCAGTATGCGCCGCAGATGGCGGCCGTGCATGAGACCATCAGCCATATCAGCAACAAGGCTGTGCAGAACGAGATGCTCGTGCCGGTGGCGCTCGCGCACATCCTGCCGGTGGGCATCAAAGGTCTTCTGGTGATGGTCGCCGTGTTCCTTTCGCTCACCTGCCACGACACCTATATGCACTCGTGGGGAAGTATCTTCGTGCAGGATATTGTTCTGCCGATACGGCAAAAGGCGTTTACGCCGCAGGAGCATATCACCTGGCTGCGCTGGTCGATCTTCGGCGTCGCCCTGTTCTCGTTCTTCTTTAGTCTGCTGTATGTGGAATCCGACAAGATCTTCTTCTTCCAGGCGATCACCGGAACGATCTGGCTGGGCGGCGCCGGCGCCGTGATGATCGGCGGGCTCTACAGCCGGTTCGGGACCACGGCGGGCGCCTACTGCGCCATGGTGTCGGGAGCGGTGCTCGGCATTGCGGGGCTCGTGATTCCCAAGATGTGGGAAGCGCGCCACACCGATCCGTTCCCGATCAATGGGCAGTGGCTGATGCTGATCGCCAGCCTGATCTCAATCGCGCTGTATGTCGGAGTTTCCGTCGCGACGGGCGGCGCGAAGCGTCCGTTCAATCTGGAGAAGATGCTGCATCGGGGAGCGTATTCGGACGATCCGCAGCCGGTGGAGGCGAAGACGGCCCTGCGCGGCCGGTGGCTGGAGATGCTCGGAGTCGGCAAGGAATTCACGAAGAGCGACACGGCGCTGGCGATGCTGCTGACGGTCTGGACGCTGGGCTGGTGGCTGGTGTTCCTGGTCGTCTGCGCGATGCATTTCTTCTTCAACGCCATTCCGGACTCCTTCTGGCCGGCCTACTGGCGCGTCAATCTGCTGATCCTGGCCGCGGTCAGCGTTCCGTCGCTGATCTGGTTCACCGTCGGCGGCGTGCTGGACATGCGCGCGCTGCTGACGGCGCTCAAAACCGCCGTCCGAAACCCGCTGGACGATGGCCGGGTCATCCATGAGACGGACGACCGTCTGGATCCCGAGCCGGTCCGGGAGCCTGTGATCCAATAA